In the genome of Xenopus laevis strain J_2021 chromosome 1S, Xenopus_laevis_v10.1, whole genome shotgun sequence, one region contains:
- the rbp4l.S gene encoding purpurin, with the protein MKYFIHLLLVVLLTIYERCNAQSCAVDSIPVKENLDLKRYAGKWYAIGKKEPEGLFLQDNISADYTVDDDGTMTATSKGRVKLFGFWLICADMAAQYTVPDPSSPAKMYMNYQGLASYLSSGGDNYWVIDTDYDNYAVTYACRSLKEDGTCNDGYSIIFSRNPRGFSQAIMRTVRQKQEEMCLSGQFQPVLQSGAC; encoded by the exons atgAAGTATTTTATCCATCTTCTCCTTGTTGTTCTACTCACTATTTATGAGAGATGCAATGCTCAGTCCTGTGCGGTGGATTCTATtccagtaaaggaaaaccttgaTTTAAAGAGG TATGCCGGGAAATGGTATGCAATCGGAAAAAAAGAACCAGAAGGACTGTTCCTGCAGGACAATATTTCAGCTGATTATACAGTAGATGATGATGGCACAATGACCGCTACATCTAAAGGAAGAGTTAAACTTTTTGG attctggcttatTTGTGCAGATATGGCAGCTCAGTATACAGTGCCAGACCCAAGCAGCCCAGCCAAAATGTACATGAATTACCAAGGACTGGCAAGCTATCTATCAAGTGGAG GTGATAACTACTGGGTAATCGATACAGATTATGACAACTACGCAGTAACCTATGCCTGCCGCTCTCTTAAAGAAGATGGTACATGCAATGATGGCTATTCTATTATATTCTCCCGCAATCCACGTGGATTTTCACAGGCTATAATGAGAACTGTTCGCCaaaaacaggaagaaatgtgcTTGTCTGGACAATTCCAGCCTGTACTACAATCAG GAGCATGTTAG